The following coding sequences lie in one Crassostrea angulata isolate pt1a10 chromosome 10, ASM2561291v2, whole genome shotgun sequence genomic window:
- the LOC128164652 gene encoding uncharacterized protein LOC128164652, which translates to MSENSKSNRGRKRCLTDSARKRNRATVASKWNKSRVYIGNQFERWNELKAILNVDTHAEVANVLLNNYHANNIVDAVSDYQPNSQKSETEELERTVNVVSKDTAVTSTPGPSHIHSRFHTTCDVSDISSAGEYHRESDMSGIEEFCSSAKKAYEIEKSTSFINPFDLTIDEDEMCLLDDDSSDSDEEFQPNFNLTLRPSNADQLPIEYSDDESDTCDDDPADAAETDYKRVNSIEDVETLITDRPLLVYQQPLLDLANTQISTICKICNEAVSICVDNIGSATYLKWVCKLGHVANRWCSQSILNRRMHAGDLVFASAILLSGNNFQKISTLAKFLKLPILSSSSFHRIQKTYLVPSIDRFWIQKQESTLREFQNTDIIVLGDGRMDSPGHCAQYCSYTFMEYTSKKILCITTMDKRSTDRKSTNLEKACFLRGMQFFKDKGIKVVEVVTDAHVQIASVMRKDFPDIKHSFDVWHGTKNLGKKLTKISQEKGNKELSGWVKDVVNHYWHSAEVSTTCEEFLDVWYGMLHHIVNEHEWFVPFANSTVSTCQHGPLEDGSQTKEYLKKGSAAHNALRQIVMDKRLVKNIPYYLNCRSTSELENFQNLILVYSSKRHSYSPPVYRARNRLAALDHNSHAEREVMKNKDGSLRWQRSYNKKTSRWSVHPVKVEKNYSYVQDLIRHIITSRIEDDIGMNRPMELEADDPRRISAHLAPVPPPSTRDIVASQISRFENLNKTIEYWTAEGQ; encoded by the exons atgtCGGAAAACAGCAAATCTAACCGAGGAAGAAAGAGATGTTTAACCGATTCTGCGAGAAAAAGAAATAGAGCCACAGTAGCATCTAAATGGAACAAAAGCAGAGTATATATTGGTAATCAGTTTGAACGCTGGAATGAATTGAAGGCCATATTGAATGTGGATACGCATGCCGAAGTAGCCAATGTTTTGCTGAACAA TTATCATGCAAATAATATAGTTGATGCAGTCAGTGATTATCAACCAAACTCCCAAAAATCTGAAACAGAAGAATTAGAAAGAACAGTTAATGTAGTTTCAAAGGATACAGCTGTAACTTCAACACCTGGACCATCACATATACATTCTCGTTTCCACACCACATGTGATGTGTCAGACATATCATCGGCTGGAGAATATCATAG AGAGTCAGACATGTCGGGTATTGAAGAGTTTTGTAGTAGTGCGAAAAAAGCGTATGAAATTGAGAAGTCAACTTCCTTTATTAATCCTTTCGA TCTTACAATTGACGAGGATGAAATGTGCTTGCTGGACGATGATTCGTCTGATTCTGATGAGGAATTTCAGCCAAATTTCAACTTAACACTCAG ACCAAGTAATGCAGACCAGCTTCCTATAGAGTACTCGGATGATGAGTCTGACACATGTGATGATGACCCTGCTGATGCTGCAGAAACAGACTACAAGAGAGTAAACAGTATTGAGGACGTAGAAACTTTAATTACTGACCGCCCTCTTCTTGTATACCAACAGCCCTTGTTGGATTTGGCCAACACACAGATTAGTACTATCTGCAAAATTTGTAATGAAGCTGTCAGCATTTGTGTGGATAATATTGGTTCAGCAACATATCTTAAATGG gtCTGCAAATTAGGTCATGTTGCGAATAGGTGGTGTTCGCAGTCAATTCTCAACAGAAGAATGCATGCTGGAGACCTTGTTTTTGCATCAGCCATCCTATTGTCGGGCAACAATTTCCAGAAAATTTCAACACTGGCAAAGTTCTTAAAACTTCCAATTCTTAGCTCCTCATCATTTCACAGAATTCAAAAAACCTACCTTGTTCCATCAATTGACAGATTTTGGATTCAGAAACAAGAAAGTACTCTTAGAGAATTTCAAAATACAGATATAATAGTTTTAG GTGATGGGCGTATGGATAGCCCAGGACACTGTGCACAATACTGTTCATACACCTTCATGGAGTATACATCCAAGAAAATTCTATGCATCACAACAATGGACAAACGAAGTACTGACCGGAAAAGCACCAACCTGGAGAAAGCTTGCTTCCTGCGAGGGATGCAGTTTTTTAAAGACAAAGGCATCAAAGTTGTAGAGGTGGTGACTGATGCACATGTCCAAATCGCTTCAGTAATGA GAAAGGATTTCCCGGATATAAAGCATTCTTTTGATGTCTGGCACGGGACAAAGAATTTGGGAAAGAAACTCACAAAG ATCAGTCAAGAAAAAGGAAACAAAGAATTGAGTGGATGGGTCAAGGATGTAGTAAATCATTATTGGCACAGTGCAGAAGTTTCTACCACTTGTGAAGAGTTTCTT gATGTTTGGTATGGTATGCTCCATCATATTGTAAATGAACATGAGTGGTTTGTACCATTTGCAAACTCTACGGTAAGCACTTGCCAACACGGCCCTTTAGAAGATGGTAGTCAGACAAAGGAGTACCTTAAGAAAGGATCAGCAGCCCATAATGCACTTAGACAAATCGTAATGGATAAACGGCTTGTGAAAAACATTCCATACTACCTTAACTGCCG GAGCACGTCAGAActggaaaattttcaaaatctaattCTGGTGTATTCCTCCAAGAGACACTCTTACAGCCCTCCAGTATATAGGGCAAGAAACAGGTTGGCTGCCCTTGACCATAATTCTCATGCAGAGCGAGAGGTGATGAAGAACAAAGATGGTTCTCTGAG GTGGCAAAGAAGTTACAACAAAAAAACATCTAGATGGTCTGTCCACCCTGTAAAAGTGGAGAAAAATTACAGTTATGTTCAAGACCTAATTCGGCATATCATCACCAGCAGGATAGAGGATGACATTGGAATGAACAGACCCATGGAATTGGAGGCAGACGATCCACGGCGGATATCTGCCCATTTGGCACCAGTTCCACCACCATCAACGAGAGACATTGTGGCTTCTCAAATTTCTAGATTcgaaaatctaaataaaacaattgagtACTGGACAGCGGAGGGGCAGTAA
- the LOC128166896 gene encoding uncharacterized protein LOC128166896, with product MYWWLFQDSRSSMYPHDTGSSDSSEPADPDQTIRRGRGRGRGRGRGRDTLRGVRGRGRGPRRASRGRGQPRRGAADGPNRAQVAAATLEERNRQLQDRISRLSDSDLRGLVVDIASQHPEFVFDVLDRDDGQHGGHHPPPDGPTPAWCTCTYCREMPTEAERRCCGRTRPNCYSRLPDFYLIVLDEAVLAVARRLREELLVMPPDEDLNRANRFAAYRQFIVWQHGRLGAGIRRVIPSCCVWRIRDKYPNPFGQYKGFVGGRFN from the exons ATGTATTGGTGGTTATTTCAGGACTCTAGAAGCTCAATGTATCCACATGATACCGGTAGTTCTGACAGCAGCGAGCCAGCTGATCCTGACCAGACAATTAGAAGAGGTAGAGGTAGAGGTAGAGGTAGGGGCCGGGGTCGTGACACCCTCAGGGGTGTAAGAGGGAGGGGCAGAGGACCAAGGAGAGCTTCAAGAGGAAGAGGTCAACCACGCAGGGGAGCTGCTGATGGACCCAACAGGGCTCAGGTAGCAGCAGCTACTTTAGAGGAGAGAAATCGTCAGTTGcag gATAGAATTTCTCGTCTATCGGATAGTGACCTGAGGGGACTTGTTGTCGATATCGCATCACAACACCCTGAATTCGTGTTCGACGTTTTGGACAGGGACGACGGACAGCATGGCGGACATCATCCTCCACCAGATGGTCCTACCCCGGCCTGGTGTACCTGCACATATTGCCGGGAAATGCCAACGGAAGCAGAGAGACGATGTTGTGGCAGAACTAGACCAAACTGCTACTCAAGACTGCCT GACTTCTACTTGATTGTCCTGGACGAGGCAGTTCTTGCAGTGGCAAGAAGGCTGAGGGAGGAGTTGCTCGTCATGCCCCCTGATGAAGACCTTAATAGAGCAAACAGATTTGCGGCCTACAGGCAGTTCATAGTCTGGCAACATGGCAGACTTGGGGCAGGGATTAGACGTGTGATACCCAGCTGTTGTGTTTGGCGCATCCGGGACAAGTATCCCAATCCATTTGGACAATATAAAGGTTTCGTTGGGGGGAGGttcaattga